In Maridesulfovibrio sp., a single genomic region encodes these proteins:
- a CDS encoding class I SAM-dependent methyltransferase: MNFSKPIITDNRNMRRDVKEIDKYFFELYNELDKLPKQDNIVVDKDIVDFVPCPVCGSEDVGQEFVKCGFIYATCRKCSHMFVQNRIKEQVLLGLYSSSKADSIANQVSMSSAYTQYWGAVYKKYIDYVATLDLENKNLLDVGCGAGFFLNTASKYTDMDLYGLDFREDSYDYIVNIIGEKNYYYRQRIEDIDFGSKKFGLITLWGVLEHVVDPVSVVTKCSSVLAEGGMILFLFPNPNSRAIKILGINTPTLNPRSHVNMYSEKSFRVLCDKLGLGIVDRFQELPVIDLMYPYIHYTDQFVEDLVHSYQCYYDVYVVKAR; the protein is encoded by the coding sequence ATGAATTTTTCAAAGCCGATCATAACAGACAATAGGAATATGCGTAGGGACGTCAAGGAGATCGATAAGTATTTTTTCGAGTTGTATAATGAACTGGATAAATTACCAAAGCAGGATAATATTGTTGTAGATAAGGATATAGTTGATTTTGTGCCGTGTCCTGTTTGTGGTAGTGAGGATGTTGGTCAGGAGTTTGTTAAGTGCGGATTTATTTATGCAACATGCCGCAAGTGCTCTCACATGTTTGTGCAAAATAGAATAAAAGAACAGGTTTTGCTCGGTTTGTATTCTTCTTCTAAGGCTGATTCAATAGCCAACCAGGTAAGTATGAGCTCTGCCTATACGCAGTATTGGGGTGCTGTGTATAAAAAATATATTGATTACGTGGCTACACTTGATCTTGAAAATAAAAATTTACTTGATGTCGGGTGTGGGGCAGGTTTTTTCCTGAATACAGCATCTAAATATACCGATATGGACCTTTATGGCTTGGATTTTCGAGAAGATTCCTATGATTATATCGTAAATATTATTGGTGAGAAAAATTATTACTACAGGCAGAGAATTGAAGATATTGATTTCGGTTCAAAGAAATTTGGATTAATAACTCTTTGGGGTGTACTTGAACATGTCGTTGATCCGGTATCCGTAGTTACAAAGTGTTCTTCTGTGCTCGCCGAGGGTGGGATGATTTTATTTCTTTTTCCAAATCCAAACAGCAGGGCCATTAAAATTCTTGGTATAAATACACCCACGCTGAATCCTCGCAGCCATGTTAATATGTATAGTGAAAAAAGTTTTAGAGTTCTTTGCGATAAATTGGGGTTGGGGATAGTTGATCGTTTTCAGGAACTTCCTGTGATTGATCTCATGTATCCATATATTCACTATACAGATCAGTTTGTTGAAGATCTGGTCCATTCCTATCAATGCTATTATGATGTGTATGTTGTGAAGGCGCGATAA
- a CDS encoding class I SAM-dependent methyltransferase, translating into MGKLLNLITPLHKSTSREYLPRMVDSKVECMLKAKEYEFDYWDGDRRFGYGGYSYRPGYWKPMAEGLIRQYGLQKGDRILDVGCGKAYLLYELFLLGMDVCGFDISKHGLGDAKEEIRDRLFYHRAENPFPFEDHEFDLVISVNSLHNLRVFDLKKALREMERVAANKYMCVESYRNEQELFNLQCWALTCESFFDKGEWEWVFDEFGYTGDYEFIYFE; encoded by the coding sequence ATGGGAAAACTTCTAAACCTGATCACTCCACTGCATAAGAGCACCAGCAGGGAATATCTTCCGCGTATGGTGGACAGTAAAGTCGAGTGCATGCTCAAGGCCAAGGAATACGAGTTTGACTATTGGGATGGGGATCGCCGTTTCGGATACGGGGGATATTCCTACCGCCCGGGGTACTGGAAACCCATGGCCGAGGGGTTGATACGTCAGTATGGACTACAGAAAGGGGATCGCATTCTTGATGTCGGGTGCGGCAAGGCCTACCTGCTTTATGAATTGTTCCTGCTGGGCATGGATGTATGCGGGTTTGATATTTCAAAACATGGGCTGGGGGACGCCAAAGAAGAAATTCGTGACAGGCTTTTTTATCATAGGGCCGAAAATCCTTTTCCTTTCGAAGATCATGAGTTCGATCTGGTGATTTCAGTTAATTCCCTGCATAACCTGCGTGTTTTTGATCTCAAGAAAGCTCTGAGGGAAATGGAGCGGGTTGCCGCAAACAAATATATGTGTGTCGAGAGCTATCGGAATGAGCAGGAACTGTTCAACCTGCAATGCTGGGCCTTGACCTGCGAATCCTTTTTCGACAAGGGCGAGTGGGAATGGGTTTTCGATGAGTTCGGTTATACCGGCGACTACGAATTCATCTATTTCGAATAA
- a CDS encoding radical SAM/SPASM domain-containing protein, translating into MKRVNPFDEIYRQMNFVSAEEKIKNPIEYPRLLEIELARVCNFRCLMCPVGTGVIKRKPGYMTADLYERILDDAAEHNMALRFIQWGEPTLHKDWLKHMKQAKDKGVIVHFNTNGSMLNHENMQSVIDYEIDSVKFSFQGVDAKSYMEMRNKDYFDEMLKKIKLLYSLRGDREKPYIHASTTITYETPEQVESFKKMLEPITDKVSVGRTNFYRFDISSADISEEERERFERLKSAENLVKKRLNCCPEVYDKLSIHYDGKVSACCLDYDEVMVVGDLNRQSLKDIWNSPKLDLYRKELAKGNFGKFELCRSCYDSQETQTPGVQKTTLNTGE; encoded by the coding sequence ATGAAAAGAGTTAACCCATTTGATGAAATATATAGACAGATGAATTTTGTAAGTGCCGAGGAGAAAATTAAAAATCCTATTGAATACCCTAGATTACTTGAAATAGAACTTGCAAGGGTTTGCAATTTCAGGTGCTTGATGTGCCCTGTCGGTACAGGTGTAATCAAACGTAAGCCGGGATACATGACGGCAGATCTGTATGAAAGAATATTAGATGATGCTGCAGAGCATAATATGGCGTTGCGATTTATTCAGTGGGGAGAGCCTACGCTGCATAAAGATTGGCTTAAACACATGAAACAGGCAAAAGATAAAGGTGTTATCGTACATTTCAACACCAATGGGAGCATGTTGAACCATGAGAATATGCAAAGCGTTATTGATTATGAAATTGATTCGGTCAAATTTTCATTTCAGGGCGTAGACGCCAAGTCATACATGGAAATGAGAAATAAGGATTATTTTGACGAAATGCTTAAGAAAATCAAGTTGCTGTATTCTCTTCGAGGAGACCGCGAGAAACCGTATATCCATGCCTCTACAACCATAACTTATGAAACACCTGAGCAGGTAGAGAGTTTCAAGAAGATGCTTGAACCCATCACTGACAAGGTCTCTGTGGGACGAACCAATTTTTATCGTTTTGACATCTCCAGTGCGGATATTTCAGAAGAGGAAAGAGAAAGGTTTGAAAGGCTCAAGAGTGCGGAAAATTTGGTCAAGAAACGTCTGAACTGTTGCCCTGAAGTCTATGATAAACTTTCTATCCATTATGATGGGAAAGTTTCGGCATGCTGTCTGGACTACGATGAAGTGATGGTCGTCGGCGATTTGAACCGGCAGTCTTTGAAAGATATCTGGAATTCTCCGAAACTTGATTTGTATCGTAAGGAACTCGCAAAAGGCAATTTTGGTAAATTTGAATTATGCAGGTCCTGCTATGATTCTCAGGAAACACAGACGCCGGGAGTCCAGAAGACTACACTTAATACTGGGGAGTAA
- a CDS encoding transketolase produces the protein MDQRSKLLRKRIVDVLHHAGRGHIGPSMSLVETLRVLYDSVLRYDPNNPSGSDRDRFILSKGHGCLALYVMLEEKGFISEKELFSFCCYDGLVGGHPTAKIPGVEFATGSLGHGLSFAVGVAAALRIDGSASRVLTVLGDGECGEGAVWEAAMSAGKQKLSNLTAIVDYNKLQSYGCTEKVSGLEPFADKWKSFGFAVREVDGHDVAELEKVFSVLPFEADKPSVVISHTVKGKGIPFAEGNPSWHHKTKMSVEEYENMIKAIEGYDA, from the coding sequence TTGGATCAGCGATCTAAATTGCTTAGAAAAAGAATAGTTGATGTCCTGCATCATGCAGGGCGCGGACACATCGGTCCATCCATGTCTCTGGTGGAGACTTTGCGAGTTCTTTATGATTCCGTACTCAGGTATGATCCCAACAATCCGTCCGGAAGTGATCGGGACAGATTTATTCTGAGCAAGGGACACGGCTGCCTGGCCCTTTACGTAATGCTTGAGGAGAAGGGCTTTATCTCGGAAAAGGAACTTTTCAGTTTTTGCTGCTACGACGGGCTGGTCGGCGGTCATCCTACGGCGAAGATTCCCGGAGTGGAGTTTGCCACCGGAAGTCTGGGGCACGGTCTTTCTTTTGCGGTAGGGGTTGCGGCCGCGTTACGTATTGACGGTTCCGCAAGCAGGGTGCTGACCGTGCTGGGAGACGGGGAGTGCGGAGAAGGTGCCGTCTGGGAAGCTGCCATGAGTGCCGGTAAACAGAAGCTTTCCAATCTGACTGCGATTGTGGATTACAACAAGCTTCAGTCCTACGGCTGTACCGAAAAGGTTTCCGGACTTGAACCTTTTGCCGACAAGTGGAAGAGCTTCGGCTTCGCGGTCAGGGAGGTTGATGGACACGACGTAGCTGAACTGGAAAAAGTCTTTTCCGTCCTTCCGTTTGAAGCAGATAAACCTTCGGTGGTGATCAGCCACACGGTCAAAGGCAAGGGCATTCCTTTTGCGGAGGGCAATCCTTCATGGCATCATAAAACCAAGATGTCTGTCGAGGAATATGAAAATATGATCAAAGCCATTGAGGGATACGATGCGTAA
- a CDS encoding radical SAM protein, which yields MQLYTSLKIFHYQDKLDSLQQDSGEVKAPIHIRIKPTNVCNHSCSYCAYRADNLQLGQDMDVKDRIPKEKMAEIVEDCVEMGVKAVTFSGGGEPFCYPHLAETARALSEGGIRIASLTNGGLMKGEAAEVFAERGTWIRVSMDGWDGPSYARFRGVSEEEFGRVMKNIENFQKLSGKCFLGVSYIVNQDNAGHVYEMGRRLKDIGVNSVKFSACVVSNDGRENNEYHAPFFQEVKDQTERAVAELADDSYEVFDSYHHLDEKFAKNYSWCPYQQILPIIGADQRIYSCQDKAYNLQCGVLGDIREQRFKDFWFNGHEKFFKINPARDCNHHCVANSKNMLIHEYLGADPEHLAFV from the coding sequence ATGCAGCTTTATACCAGTCTCAAGATTTTTCATTATCAGGATAAACTGGATTCCCTTCAGCAGGATTCCGGTGAAGTGAAAGCACCGATTCACATTCGCATAAAGCCGACCAACGTATGCAACCACAGTTGTTCATATTGCGCGTATAGGGCAGATAATCTTCAACTCGGTCAGGACATGGATGTGAAGGATCGCATCCCAAAAGAAAAGATGGCCGAGATTGTTGAGGACTGCGTTGAGATGGGTGTAAAGGCAGTTACTTTCAGCGGAGGCGGTGAGCCTTTCTGCTATCCGCATCTTGCTGAAACAGCCCGTGCTCTTTCCGAAGGAGGAATCCGTATTGCTTCGCTGACAAATGGCGGGCTTATGAAAGGCGAGGCCGCAGAGGTTTTCGCTGAACGCGGAACATGGATAAGAGTTTCCATGGATGGATGGGACGGTCCCAGTTACGCACGGTTCAGGGGCGTTTCGGAGGAAGAGTTCGGTCGGGTCATGAAAAACATTGAGAATTTTCAGAAATTATCCGGAAAATGTTTTCTGGGGGTAAGCTACATAGTTAATCAGGATAATGCCGGGCATGTTTATGAGATGGGACGGCGTCTTAAAGATATCGGTGTTAACAGCGTAAAATTTTCAGCCTGTGTGGTCAGTAATGACGGGCGGGAAAACAATGAGTATCACGCTCCCTTTTTTCAAGAAGTCAAAGATCAGACCGAGAGGGCGGTGGCGGAACTTGCGGATGACTCTTATGAAGTATTTGACTCCTATCATCATCTGGATGAAAAATTCGCAAAGAATTATTCATGGTGTCCATATCAGCAGATTCTGCCGATCATAGGAGCCGACCAGAGAATTTATTCCTGTCAGGACAAGGCCTACAATCTGCAATGCGGTGTGCTGGGGGATATCAGGGAGCAGAGGTTCAAGGATTTCTGGTTTAACGGGCATGAAAAATTTTTCAAGATAAATCCTGCCCGTGACTGCAACCATCACTGTGTTGCCAACAGCAAGAACATGCTTATCCACGAGTATCTCGGAGCCGACCCGGAACATCTGGCCTTTGTCTGA
- a CDS encoding transketolase C-terminal domain-containing protein, giving the protein MRKACLEQVYELAKKDERVVFIGSDLGAGTLCHFQEEMPDRFFMEGIAEAHAVGMASGMAHEGKIVYVNTIQSFLTRRCYEQIVLDACLHNLNVRFIGNGGGMVYAPLGPTHWATEDISILRVIPNLTVVSPADAEEMVRFMPETLNHQGPIFIRLAKGYDPVVTGEKSFEIGRAYSYREGDDALILGCGITLVSMKKAGEILAAEGVEASVLHVPTVKPLDADAILERARKASCVVCVEENTVLGGLGGAVAEILAEACLDRPLRFKRIGLPDSFSCNYGTQLEHMAAAGITPENIAATVKELLGR; this is encoded by the coding sequence ATGCGTAAGGCATGTCTGGAGCAGGTCTACGAACTTGCAAAAAAAGATGAGCGGGTGGTTTTTATCGGTTCGGATCTTGGGGCCGGCACTTTATGTCATTTTCAGGAGGAAATGCCGGATCGTTTTTTCATGGAAGGTATTGCCGAGGCCCACGCGGTGGGGATGGCCAGCGGTATGGCCCACGAAGGGAAGATTGTTTATGTTAATACCATCCAGAGCTTTCTTACCAGGCGTTGTTATGAGCAGATTGTGCTAGATGCCTGTCTGCATAACCTGAATGTCAGGTTCATAGGCAACGGAGGAGGGATGGTCTATGCCCCGCTCGGTCCTACTCACTGGGCTACCGAAGATATTTCCATTCTCAGGGTCATTCCCAATCTTACTGTAGTTTCGCCTGCCGATGCAGAGGAAATGGTCAGATTTATGCCGGAGACACTGAACCATCAGGGACCGATTTTTATCCGTTTGGCCAAAGGGTATGATCCTGTTGTCACAGGGGAGAAATCATTCGAGATCGGCAGGGCCTATAGTTATCGTGAAGGGGATGATGCCTTGATTTTGGGTTGCGGCATAACTCTCGTCTCCATGAAAAAAGCCGGGGAGATTTTGGCTGCAGAAGGTGTCGAAGCTTCGGTCCTTCACGTCCCCACTGTCAAACCGTTGGATGCAGATGCAATTCTCGAAAGAGCCCGCAAGGCTTCATGTGTAGTCTGTGTGGAAGAAAATACAGTGCTTGGCGGACTTGGTGGCGCTGTTGCCGAAATTCTGGCCGAAGCCTGTCTGGACAGGCCGTTGCGATTTAAGAGAATAGGGCTTCCGGACAGCTTTTCCTGTAATTACGGAACCCAACTGGAGCATATGGCTGCTGCAGGAATTACTCCTGAAAATATTGCAGCAACAGTCAAAGAATTGCTTGGCCGTTAG
- a CDS encoding phosphotransferase: MNHARELLKMLLGKELKSATRICAGKNSRVYKVCSLCGEVYVAKFYLQPTAEGRSRLEQEWTALKFMSGAGFTDVPSPIGVSEELQGALFSFIEGRTVSEHGIKDIGAVLDFLRRLWSVRGLHGAKTVSPAAEACFSLGELVSNIEQRTAVLMALPCDNLLFEQMHNFLGTDFLMEFEKSVDAARRLLSQPDSEESLAPEYRTLSPSDFGFHNCLRRSGGKLAFLDFEYFGWDDPVKAASDFLLHPAMELSVSEIKVFYSGMKDIFGKERGFENRFRAYLPLFRLKWCLILLNEFLKDGIDRRCFASEVVDSADDMRKAQLDKARTFLGRDRQILSLVTDTL, from the coding sequence ATGAATCATGCCAGGGAATTGCTGAAAATGCTCCTCGGGAAGGAACTGAAATCGGCAACCAGAATCTGTGCAGGGAAAAACAGCAGAGTTTACAAGGTGTGCAGTCTGTGCGGTGAGGTTTATGTCGCAAAATTTTACCTGCAGCCAACGGCTGAAGGACGCAGCAGGCTGGAACAGGAATGGACTGCCCTAAAATTTATGTCCGGGGCCGGATTCACGGATGTTCCAAGTCCGATTGGGGTCAGTGAAGAATTGCAGGGGGCCTTGTTTTCTTTCATTGAAGGCAGGACTGTCAGCGAACACGGCATAAAAGATATAGGGGCGGTACTGGATTTTTTAAGGCGGCTCTGGTCCGTCCGCGGTCTGCATGGCGCAAAAACAGTTTCTCCTGCTGCGGAAGCATGTTTTTCCCTTGGTGAGCTCGTTTCGAATATAGAGCAAAGAACTGCTGTTTTAATGGCTTTACCTTGCGACAACCTGCTTTTTGAGCAGATGCACAATTTTTTGGGTACGGATTTTCTCATGGAGTTTGAGAAAAGTGTTGATGCAGCTCGCAGATTGCTGAGTCAGCCCGATTCGGAAGAATCTCTTGCTCCTGAATACAGGACTCTCAGCCCCTCAGACTTCGGTTTCCATAACTGTCTGCGAAGATCCGGGGGAAAGTTGGCTTTTTTGGACTTTGAATATTTCGGTTGGGATGATCCGGTTAAGGCGGCTTCGGATTTTCTGCTGCACCCGGCAATGGAACTCAGTGTCTCTGAAATTAAGGTGTTCTATTCCGGTATGAAGGATATCTTCGGTAAGGAGCGGGGATTCGAGAACAGGTTCAGGGCCTACCTGCCGCTGTTCAGGTTGAAATGGTGTCTCATCCTTTTAAATGAGTTTTTAAAAGACGGAATAGACCGGCGTTGCTTCGCTTCTGAGGTTGTGGATAGCGCCGATGATATGCGTAAGGCACAGCTTGATAAAGCCCGGACTTTTTTGGGTAGGGACAGGCAGATACTGAGCCTTGTCACTGATACGTTGTAA
- a CDS encoding class I SAM-dependent methyltransferase gives MECGKEIRLSPHMAHNLRKDPKRLSFIYARYAFAGQMTRDCGSILELGCSEGIGASMLHRNEKRYLGIDLDTPAVEAAVRNFSGTGVRFENRNFLGLKEEPFDGVVSLDVIEHILAGEDEERYFETVFDNITDGGVCVIGTPNITSTPYASPESQKGHVNMFDAKRLKATLEQHFRNVFIFSMNDEVVHTGYYPMSHYLFAVGCSKKVD, from the coding sequence ATGGAGTGTGGCAAAGAAATACGCCTTTCCCCGCATATGGCTCATAATCTTAGGAAGGATCCCAAACGTCTGTCCTTTATATATGCCCGCTATGCCTTTGCAGGTCAGATGACTCGCGACTGCGGTAGTATTTTGGAGTTGGGCTGTAGCGAGGGGATTGGAGCTTCCATGCTTCACAGGAATGAAAAGAGATATCTTGGAATTGATCTTGATACTCCGGCTGTGGAAGCAGCTGTGCGGAATTTTTCAGGAACTGGAGTACGTTTTGAAAATCGTAATTTTTTGGGATTAAAGGAAGAACCGTTTGACGGAGTGGTCAGCCTGGATGTTATCGAGCACATTTTGGCCGGTGAGGATGAGGAACGCTATTTCGAAACTGTTTTCGATAATATTACCGATGGTGGAGTATGTGTTATAGGCACACCCAATATCACCAGCACTCCATATGCCTCGCCTGAAAGCCAAAAAGGCCACGTGAATATGTTTGATGCCAAACGCCTAAAGGCAACATTGGAACAACATTTCCGCAACGTGTTCATTTTTTCCATGAATGACGAGGTCGTTCACACCGGCTATTACCCCATGTCACATTATCTGTTCGCAGTAGGCTGCTCAAAAAAGGTGGACTAA
- a CDS encoding N-acetylneuraminate synthase family protein, with translation MPAFKIGNYNVGNEFAPFCIAEIGINHEGDFAKAERMLRDAAASGAHCVKFQTHVIEDEMIPNDVIPGNASESIWDIMSRCVLSEDEESRLKELADELGVLFLSTPFSRAAADRLEKLGVEAYKIGSGECNNYPLVAHIASFGKPVILSTGMNSIETVAPSVEILESAGVPYALLHCTSMYPTPYSKVRLNALTQLKAAFPRAVLGLSDHSMGIWTCLGAVSLGASILEKHFTSDRSWPGPDVPISILPEELADMVAGSKAIHEALGGGKDILPEEQPTIDFAYASVVSIKDICKGDEFSSENIWVKRPGTGRFLAKDYKGLLGRKARCDIPADRQLDMDMVE, from the coding sequence ATGCCTGCGTTTAAAATAGGTAATTATAATGTTGGTAATGAGTTTGCTCCATTCTGCATCGCGGAAATAGGCATCAACCATGAAGGCGATTTTGCCAAGGCTGAACGCATGCTTCGTGATGCGGCGGCGAGCGGTGCGCATTGTGTCAAATTTCAGACGCACGTTATTGAAGATGAGATGATCCCAAATGATGTTATCCCCGGAAATGCCAGTGAAAGCATCTGGGATATAATGTCCAGATGCGTTCTAAGTGAAGATGAGGAAAGCAGGCTCAAGGAACTGGCTGACGAACTGGGGGTGCTCTTCCTCTCGACTCCGTTTTCTCGCGCCGCAGCAGACCGGCTGGAAAAACTTGGTGTTGAGGCCTATAAAATAGGTTCCGGAGAGTGCAACAATTATCCTCTGGTTGCCCATATCGCTTCGTTCGGCAAGCCTGTTATTCTTAGTACAGGCATGAACTCAATTGAAACTGTCGCTCCCAGTGTGGAGATTCTTGAATCCGCCGGTGTTCCATATGCTCTGCTGCATTGCACCTCAATGTATCCAACTCCTTATTCCAAGGTGCGCTTGAACGCTCTCACGCAGTTGAAAGCAGCTTTTCCCCGCGCAGTTCTTGGGTTGAGCGACCACTCCATGGGCATATGGACCTGTTTGGGTGCTGTTTCGCTCGGCGCTTCAATACTTGAAAAACACTTCACTTCCGACAGATCATGGCCCGGTCCGGATGTTCCCATTTCCATTCTTCCCGAAGAACTTGCGGATATGGTTGCCGGGTCAAAAGCCATTCACGAGGCTCTGGGAGGCGGAAAGGACATCCTGCCGGAAGAACAGCCGACAATAGATTTTGCATACGCTTCAGTTGTATCCATTAAAGATATCTGTAAAGGTGATGAATTCAGTTCCGAGAATATCTGGGTAAAGCGTCCCGGCACTGGCAGGTTTCTTGCTAAAGATTACAAAGGACTGCTTGGGCGGAAAGCCAGATGCGATATACCCGCCGACCGTCAGTTGGATATGGATATGGTGGAATAA
- the neuC gene encoding UDP-N-acetylglucosamine 2-epimerase, whose amino-acid sequence MKKIVFMTGTRADFGKLKNLILKVQDNPSFQCHTFVTGMHLLGTYGHTYTEVERAGIKNLYKFINQQRGTEADIILSNTILGFSNYIQEIKPDLIIVHGDRVEALACAIVGSFNSILVGHIEGGEVSGTLDELTRHAISKLAHIHFVSNELAKKRLLQMGEREESVFTIGSPDIDVMLNGSLPEISEVKKHYDIGFDSYYVLLYHPVTSEYNQTRENVKKVVAGCLSSGFNFVVIYPNNDKGSEIILDEYEAFRGNSNFRVLPSMRFESFLSLLKHSKGIVGNSSAGIREACVFGVPALNIGSRQDNRSKCESILHVNEDETEICKNLVMLQNISVPCSFEFGDGTSTAKFIKIIEDDEVWETPQQKQFVDLLYGREPI is encoded by the coding sequence ATGAAAAAAATAGTATTTATGACCGGCACTAGGGCTGATTTCGGTAAGTTGAAGAATCTTATCTTAAAAGTGCAGGATAATCCTTCGTTTCAGTGTCATACATTTGTTACCGGAATGCATCTTCTTGGGACGTACGGACATACTTACACGGAGGTTGAGCGAGCTGGGATTAAAAATCTGTATAAATTTATAAATCAGCAGCGCGGGACAGAGGCTGATATTATACTGTCCAATACTATTCTAGGGTTTAGCAACTATATTCAGGAAATTAAACCTGATCTTATAATAGTACATGGCGACAGGGTTGAAGCCTTGGCTTGTGCTATTGTGGGAAGTTTTAATTCTATTTTAGTCGGACACATTGAGGGGGGGGAGGTTTCCGGAACTCTTGATGAACTGACGAGACACGCCATATCTAAGCTTGCACATATTCATTTTGTTTCAAATGAATTAGCTAAAAAACGATTGCTGCAGATGGGAGAGAGGGAGGAAAGTGTTTTTACCATAGGGTCCCCGGATATTGATGTCATGCTTAATGGCTCGCTTCCGGAAATAAGCGAGGTAAAAAAACATTACGATATCGGGTTCGATTCTTACTATGTTCTTCTCTACCATCCAGTGACTTCGGAATATAACCAGACCAGGGAAAATGTTAAGAAAGTTGTTGCCGGGTGTTTGTCTTCAGGGTTCAATTTTGTAGTCATCTACCCCAATAATGATAAGGGCAGCGAGATAATTCTGGATGAGTATGAGGCATTTCGTGGCAATTCAAATTTCAGGGTGCTGCCGTCCATGCGATTTGAGTCATTTCTATCTCTCCTCAAGCACAGCAAAGGTATTGTAGGTAATTCCAGTGCCGGAATTCGGGAGGCCTGTGTTTTCGGGGTTCCCGCATTAAATATAGGTTCAAGGCAGGATAACAGATCAAAATGCGAATCAATATTGCATGTGAATGAAGATGAGACTGAAATATGTAAAAATTTGGTAATGCTTCAAAATATTTCAGTACCATGTAGTTTTGAATTTGGCGATGGGACCAGTACTGCCAAGTTTATAAAGATAATTGAGGATGATGAGGTGTGGGAAACCCCGCAGCAAAAACAGTTTGTCGATTTGTTGTATGGAAGGGAGCCAATCTAG